The Mycoplasmopsis gallinacea genome includes a window with the following:
- the adhP gene encoding alcohol dehydrogenase AdhP, with protein MKAFVVRSPKNWSVEEVAIPEPKEKEVLIRMETSGICHTDLHASNFDWLVEPKYPLIPGHEGIGIVEKLGPGCTHLKVGDRVCLAWLHDACGHCEFCLSGKETLCPNQNMSAYTKDGSFAEYAIGHEDYVGVVPQNLDLIKGAPVVCAGVTTYKAVKQAKLHPGDFVAVIGVGGLGQLAIQYAKAMGYRPIGIDLTDEKVELALKSGAEFAFNSKKVDAVAEVIRVTEGGAHGVVNTSVATAAAVQGMEMLRRGGRQVLVGLPAKDKLGKDEFPVSVFWTVLTERELAGSIVGTRKDLKEALDYAARGLVESEVTRVVKLEEVADIFEKLEKGEFIGRAVIDFRK; from the coding sequence ATGAAAGCTTTTGTGGTGCGTTCACCAAAAAATTGAAGCGTTGAGGAAGTTGCAATTCCTGAACCAAAAGAAAAAGAAGTTTTAATTAGAATGGAAACAAGTGGAATTTGTCATACAGATTTACATGCTTCAAATTTTGATTGATTAGTGGAACCTAAATACCCATTAATTCCAGGACACGAAGGAATTGGTATTGTTGAAAAATTAGGCCCAGGATGTACACACTTAAAAGTAGGAGACCGTGTTTGTTTAGCTTGATTACATGATGCTTGTGGTCACTGTGAATTTTGTCTTAGTGGAAAAGAAACACTTTGTCCAAACCAAAATATGTCAGCTTATACAAAAGATGGTTCGTTTGCTGAATATGCAATTGGACATGAAGATTACGTAGGAGTTGTTCCTCAAAACTTAGATTTAATCAAAGGAGCACCAGTTGTTTGTGCTGGAGTTACAACTTACAAAGCTGTTAAACAAGCTAAATTACACCCTGGTGATTTTGTGGCTGTAATTGGAGTGGGAGGACTTGGTCAACTTGCAATCCAATATGCTAAAGCTATGGGTTACCGTCCAATTGGTATTGATTTAACTGATGAAAAAGTTGAATTAGCGCTTAAATCAGGTGCAGAATTTGCTTTCAATTCTAAAAAAGTTGATGCAGTTGCAGAAGTTATTAGAGTTACAGAGGGTGGAGCACACGGTGTTGTAAATACATCAGTTGCTACAGCAGCTGCTGTTCAAGGAATGGAAATGCTTCGTCGGGGAGGAAGACAAGTTCTTGTAGGACTTCCTGCAAAAGATAAACTTGGAAAAGATGAATTCCCGGTTTCTGTATTCTGAACAGTTCTTACAGAAAGAGAACTTGCTGGATCAATTGTTGGTACAAGAAAAGACTTAAAAGAAGCTCTTGATTATGCTGCTAGAGGACTTGTTGAATCAGAAGTAACACGCGTTGTTAAATTAGAAGAAGTTGCAGATATTTTTGAAAAATTAGAAAAAGGTGAATTTATCGGTAGAGCAGTTATCGATTTCCGTAAATAA
- a CDS encoding ABC-F family ATP-binding cassette domain-containing protein: MLEVQNLSKIFSDKKLFEGVNLKFTEGNTYGIIGANGAGKSTFLKILSGQIEPTSGQIIREKNKRISVLSQDHNAYDEMIVTEVVIMGNTDLYAVKEEKDAIYANPEATMEDYERAAELEDKFGELGGWTAENDAQELLSNLSIPKEKWSMQMKDLTANQKIKVLLAKALFGNPDILIMDEPTNHLDLRSIKWLENFLIEYPNVVIVVSHDSDFLDSICTHIVDIDYSEAKIYTGNYSFWKQSSELAREMMKQSNLKKEAQIEKLKDFIARFSANASKSKQATSRKKSLEKIQLDEIKPSNRKYPFIRWEMNRDHGKQILTVENLTYKNELGQTLFENVSFTLRPGEKMVIVGDDDIAKTKLLEILAGETQPTSGTVEWGQTIKTTFFPNENSKFFKNDETILEWISKWPLENTVEENRDVSDSRMRGFLGRMLFSNDSVFKKVGVTSGGEKARLMFSRMMLLESNFIILDQPLDHLDTESIDSVIEGVQAYKGGAIFTTYNRAFVNQCADVILELQSPTKSFLFRGTLEEYEEVMEY; encoded by the coding sequence ATGTTAGAAGTACAAAATTTAAGCAAAATTTTTAGTGATAAAAAGTTATTTGAAGGTGTTAATTTAAAATTTACTGAAGGTAATACTTACGGAATTATTGGTGCTAATGGTGCAGGTAAAAGTACCTTTTTAAAGATTTTGTCAGGTCAAATTGAACCAACAAGTGGTCAAATTATTCGTGAAAAAAATAAGAGAATTTCGGTATTAAGCCAGGATCATAATGCTTACGATGAAATGATTGTAACTGAAGTGGTTATTATGGGTAATACTGATTTATATGCTGTTAAAGAAGAAAAAGATGCAATTTATGCTAACCCTGAAGCAACAATGGAAGATTACGAAAGAGCTGCTGAACTTGAAGATAAATTCGGTGAATTAGGTGGATGAACTGCAGAAAATGATGCTCAAGAACTTCTTAGTAACTTATCAATTCCTAAAGAAAAATGAAGTATGCAAATGAAAGATCTTACAGCTAACCAAAAGATTAAAGTTCTTCTTGCTAAAGCTCTTTTTGGAAACCCTGATATTTTAATTATGGATGAGCCAACTAACCACCTTGATTTAAGAAGTATCAAATGACTTGAAAACTTCTTAATTGAATACCCAAATGTTGTTATTGTTGTTAGCCACGATAGTGACTTTTTAGACTCAATTTGTACACACATTGTTGATATTGACTACTCTGAAGCTAAAATTTACACAGGAAATTACTCATTCTGAAAACAATCATCTGAATTAGCTCGTGAAATGATGAAACAAAGCAACCTTAAAAAGGAAGCTCAAATTGAAAAATTAAAAGACTTTATTGCTCGTTTTAGTGCCAATGCTTCTAAATCAAAACAAGCTACATCAAGAAAAAAATCACTTGAAAAAATCCAACTTGATGAAATTAAACCTTCAAACCGTAAATATCCATTTATCCGTTGAGAAATGAATCGTGATCATGGAAAACAAATTTTAACAGTAGAAAACTTAACTTATAAAAATGAATTAGGCCAAACTTTATTTGAAAATGTTTCATTTACCTTAAGACCAGGTGAAAAAATGGTTATTGTTGGAGATGATGATATTGCTAAAACAAAACTTTTAGAAATTTTAGCAGGTGAAACACAGCCAACAAGTGGAACTGTTGAATGAGGACAAACAATCAAAACTACTTTCTTCCCAAACGAAAACAGTAAATTCTTTAAAAATGATGAAACTATTTTAGAATGAATTTCTAAATGACCACTTGAAAACACTGTTGAAGAAAATAGAGATGTTTCAGATTCAAGAATGCGTGGTTTTTTAGGAAGAATGCTTTTTAGTAATGATTCTGTATTTAAAAAAGTTGGAGTAACAAGTGGGGGTGAAAAAGCTCGTTTAATGTTTTCTAGAATGATGCTTTTAGAAAGTAACTTCATTATTTTAGATCAACCACTTGATCACCTTGATACTGAAAGCATTGACTCTGTAATTGAAGGGGTACAAGCATATAAAGGTGGAGCAATTTTCACAACATATAACCGTGCTTTTGTTAACCAATGTGCTGATGTTATTTTAGAACTTCAATCACCAACCAAGAGTTTTCTTTTTAGAGGTACTCTTGAAGAATACGAAGAAGTTATGGAGTATTAA